One segment of Pleomorphomonas sp. PLEO DNA contains the following:
- a CDS encoding MurR/RpiR family transcriptional regulator yields the protein MPCLSDQPGNLLPERATLTGYQPLKEEIVRRQKALPKRLLQIAAFALDKPDEIAFGTVSSIAKNVGVPPSAIIRFAQHFGFDGFVEMQRLFRDRMRERSSEYEERLHSLSRGVDPEDEAGKTLDGFLTAGRQSIESVRHSVSQDVFSAAASVLAEAETIYLLARRRSFPIASYMAYSFGKLGLRCELAGSPMGIDGDLLQFAGPRDAAFAVSFSPYASETITQARDLRERGVPLVSLTDSPFSPIAAISNVWFEVVEADYAGFRPLSASMVLALALSVAVAERKQWN from the coding sequence ATGCCCTGTCTTTCCGACCAGCCGGGCAACCTCCTGCCCGAACGGGCGACGCTCACAGGCTATCAGCCCTTGAAGGAGGAAATCGTTCGCCGGCAGAAAGCTCTGCCCAAACGACTCCTCCAGATCGCCGCCTTCGCCCTCGACAAGCCTGACGAGATCGCCTTCGGGACGGTCTCCTCAATTGCAAAGAACGTTGGCGTCCCCCCGTCGGCGATCATTCGCTTTGCCCAGCATTTCGGTTTTGACGGCTTCGTCGAGATGCAACGCCTGTTTCGCGACCGGATGCGCGAGCGCAGTTCAGAATACGAGGAGCGCCTCCACTCCTTGAGTCGGGGCGTCGACCCGGAGGATGAGGCCGGCAAGACGCTCGATGGCTTCCTCACGGCGGGACGCCAGTCGATAGAGAGCGTGCGACATTCCGTCAGCCAAGACGTGTTTTCGGCGGCGGCGTCCGTTCTCGCCGAGGCGGAGACCATCTATCTTCTGGCGCGCCGGCGGTCGTTCCCCATTGCCAGCTATATGGCCTACTCTTTCGGCAAGCTCGGATTGCGCTGCGAACTCGCGGGCTCGCCGATGGGGATCGACGGCGACCTGCTGCAATTTGCCGGCCCCAGGGATGCGGCTTTCGCGGTCAGCTTTTCGCCCTACGCTTCAGAAACCATCACCCAGGCCAGGGACCTCCGGGAAAGAGGGGTGCCATTGGTGTCGCTGACGGATTCGCCGTTCTCTCCGATCGCGGCAATTTCGAACGTTTGGTTCGAAGTCGTCGAAGCGGACTACGCTGGCTTCCGCCCTCTTTCCGCGTCCATGGTGCTGGCGCTGGCCCTGAGCGTGGCAGTTGCCGAGAGAAAACAGTGGAATTGA
- the iolC gene encoding 5-dehydro-2-deoxygluconokinase, with protein sequence MTDTPSAAKTLDLIAIGRASVDLYGQQIGTRLEDIGSFAKSVGGCPANISVGTARLGLKSALVTRVGNEQMGRFILEQLARETVDTSGIVVDRDRLTALVLLAVEDEGVSPMIFYRSDCADMALSEGDIDEALIARSRSIVVTGTHFSRPHSEAAQRKAIALAKKHGTKVVIDIDYRPNLWGLAGHDAGFERYVKSDRVSGLLRTVLADCDLIVGTEEEIMIATGADSVLASLQLIRKTNASAVIVLKRGAMGCIVYDGPISDDLEDGIVGKGFPIEVFNVLGAGDAFMSGFLRGWLKGEPLGTCATWANACGAFAVSRLLCSPEYPTWDELSFFLAHGSSDHALRKDASLNHIHWATTRRGSYPTLMALALDHRSQVEDLAQDAATLKRIPDFKVLAVKAAQRVAAGRPGFGMLLDDKYGQKALFAAGAGKGLWVAKPIELPGSRPLKFEFSQDLGSRLIEWPLEHCIKVLCFYHPDDPSDLKAEQTAKLLTAYEAARKVGREILIEIIASKAGPLGNDTAARALTELYAAGLKPDWWKLEPQASEVAWQAIDGVIKSNDPYCRGVVLLGLEAPIETLKQGFAAAKTAPCVKGFAVGRTIFADAAKRWLANEIDDEAAIADMAQKFGALVEIWLSLGASRAA encoded by the coding sequence ATGACAGACACCCCCAGCGCGGCCAAGACACTCGACCTCATTGCCATTGGCCGAGCCTCGGTCGATCTCTACGGCCAGCAGATCGGTACCCGCCTCGAAGACATCGGCAGCTTCGCAAAGTCGGTCGGCGGTTGTCCTGCCAACATTTCCGTCGGAACAGCCCGGCTTGGCCTCAAATCGGCACTGGTGACGCGCGTCGGCAACGAGCAGATGGGACGCTTCATCCTGGAGCAGCTCGCCCGTGAGACGGTGGACACCTCCGGCATCGTCGTCGACCGCGACCGCCTGACGGCTCTGGTGCTGCTGGCGGTGGAAGACGAAGGCGTGTCGCCGATGATCTTCTATCGCTCCGACTGCGCCGACATGGCGCTTTCGGAAGGAGATATCGACGAAGCTTTGATCGCCCGCAGCCGGTCGATCGTCGTCACCGGCACGCATTTCTCGCGTCCGCATTCCGAGGCAGCCCAGCGCAAGGCGATCGCTCTCGCCAAGAAGCATGGCACCAAGGTGGTGATCGACATCGACTACCGGCCGAACCTCTGGGGCCTTGCCGGCCACGACGCGGGTTTTGAGCGCTATGTCAAATCCGATCGCGTCTCGGGTCTCCTGCGCACCGTCCTTGCCGATTGCGACCTGATCGTCGGCACCGAGGAAGAGATCATGATCGCCACCGGCGCCGATAGCGTGCTGGCGTCGCTGCAGCTGATCCGGAAGACCAACGCCAGCGCCGTCATCGTGCTGAAGCGCGGCGCCATGGGCTGCATCGTCTATGATGGTCCGATCTCCGATGATCTCGAGGATGGCATCGTCGGCAAAGGGTTCCCAATCGAGGTGTTCAACGTGCTCGGGGCCGGCGACGCCTTCATGTCGGGCTTCCTGAGAGGCTGGCTCAAGGGCGAGCCGCTCGGCACCTGTGCCACCTGGGCCAATGCCTGCGGCGCCTTCGCGGTGTCTCGTTTGCTCTGTTCGCCGGAATATCCGACCTGGGATGAGCTCAGCTTCTTCCTGGCTCACGGCAGCAGCGATCATGCGCTCCGCAAGGACGCCTCCCTCAACCACATTCACTGGGCGACGACCCGTCGCGGCAGCTACCCGACGCTGATGGCGCTTGCTCTCGACCACCGCAGCCAGGTGGAGGACCTCGCACAGGACGCGGCGACGCTGAAGCGCATCCCCGACTTCAAAGTGCTGGCGGTGAAGGCGGCTCAGCGCGTCGCAGCCGGACGGCCAGGCTTCGGCATGCTGCTCGACGACAAGTATGGGCAGAAGGCTCTGTTTGCCGCCGGTGCGGGCAAAGGCCTCTGGGTAGCCAAGCCGATCGAGCTTCCTGGCTCGCGGCCGCTCAAATTCGAGTTCAGCCAAGATCTTGGCAGTCGCCTGATCGAGTGGCCGCTTGAGCATTGCATCAAGGTGCTCTGCTTCTATCACCCGGACGATCCGTCCGACCTCAAGGCCGAACAGACGGCAAAGCTCCTCACCGCCTACGAGGCGGCACGCAAGGTTGGCCGTGAAATCCTGATCGAGATCATTGCGTCCAAAGCCGGCCCGCTCGGCAACGACACGGCGGCACGGGCCCTGACGGAACTCTACGCCGCCGGCCTCAAGCCGGACTGGTGGAAGCTGGAGCCGCAGGCGTCGGAAGTGGCTTGGCAGGCGATTGACGGCGTGATCAAGAGCAACGACCCCTATTGCCGCGGCGTGGTATTGTTGGGGCTGGAAGCGCCGATCGAAACGCTGAAGCAGGGCTTTGCCGCTGCCAAGACTGCGCCTTGCGTCAAGGGCTTCGCCGTCGGTCGCACGATCTTCGCCGACGCCGCCAAGCGGTGGTTGGCCAATGAGATCGACGACGAGGCGGCCATCGCCGACATGGCGCAGAAGTTCGGTGCGCTTGTTGAGATCTGGTTGTCGCTCGGCGCCTCGCGGGCGGCCTGA
- the iolD gene encoding 3D-(3,5/4)-trihydroxycyclohexane-1,2-dione acylhydrolase (decyclizing), giving the protein MAGKTVRLTVAQATVRFLVNQKTIIGGEKLPIFAGCWAIFGHGNVAGLGEALYQVRDTFPTLRAHNEQAMAHAAIAFAKAAFRRRFMACTTSIGPGALNMVTAAAVAHVNRLPLLLLPGDVFANRMPDPVLQQVEDFQDGTVSANDCFRPVSRYFDRIQRPEQLILALQRTMHVLTDPVECGPVTLAMCQDVQAEAYDWPESMFEEKVWAPRRVRPDENELATAIGLLKSAKNPMIIAGGGVLYSEATAGLVAFAEKHHIPVAVTQAGKSSIDETHELALGAVGVTGTSAANALAADADVVLAIGTRFQDFTTGSWALFKSGELKIVALNVASYDTTKHNAAPLVADAKVGLELLSKGLGDWKAPRVAERAAKEKTKWLEAAGKALAPTNLEKPSDAQVIGAVARTLGGPDSVVVCAAGGLPGELDKLWVPTVPGSYHMEYGFSCMGYEIAGGIGVKMAYPKKEVIVMVGDGSYMMMNSELATSVSLGQKLTVVLLDNHGFGCINRLQMATGGANFNNLWQDCVMQEQPRIDFRAHAESMGAIAVKVSSISELEAELAKAKTADRTTVVVIDTDPLITTDAGGHWWDVAVPETSPRTQVAGAREAYEVAKKLQRVFD; this is encoded by the coding sequence ATGGCAGGTAAGACAGTACGGCTGACGGTAGCGCAGGCAACGGTGCGTTTCCTCGTCAATCAGAAGACCATCATCGGCGGGGAGAAGCTGCCGATCTTCGCCGGTTGCTGGGCGATCTTCGGCCACGGCAATGTGGCCGGCCTCGGCGAGGCGCTCTATCAGGTTCGCGACACGTTTCCGACGCTCCGTGCCCATAACGAGCAAGCGATGGCCCATGCGGCGATCGCCTTCGCCAAGGCGGCCTTCCGCCGCCGCTTCATGGCCTGCACGACGTCGATCGGCCCCGGCGCGCTCAATATGGTGACGGCAGCGGCCGTCGCCCACGTCAATCGCCTGCCTCTTCTCCTCCTGCCAGGCGACGTGTTCGCCAACCGCATGCCCGACCCGGTGCTGCAGCAAGTTGAGGATTTCCAGGACGGCACCGTGTCGGCCAACGACTGCTTCCGTCCTGTTTCCCGCTATTTCGACCGCATCCAGCGGCCCGAGCAGTTGATCCTCGCCCTGCAGCGGACCATGCATGTTCTGACCGATCCCGTCGAATGTGGCCCGGTAACCCTTGCCATGTGCCAGGACGTACAGGCTGAAGCCTATGACTGGCCGGAGAGCATGTTCGAGGAGAAAGTCTGGGCGCCACGCCGCGTCCGGCCAGATGAGAACGAGCTGGCGACGGCCATCGGTCTCCTCAAGTCGGCGAAAAACCCGATGATCATCGCCGGCGGCGGCGTGCTCTATTCGGAGGCGACGGCCGGGCTTGTCGCCTTCGCCGAGAAGCATCATATCCCCGTCGCCGTCACGCAGGCGGGCAAGTCGTCGATCGACGAGACGCACGAGTTGGCGCTCGGTGCCGTCGGCGTCACCGGCACCTCCGCTGCCAATGCGCTTGCCGCCGATGCCGACGTGGTCTTGGCCATCGGCACCCGCTTCCAGGACTTCACCACCGGCTCGTGGGCGCTGTTCAAGAGCGGCGAACTCAAGATCGTCGCCCTCAACGTCGCCAGCTACGACACCACCAAGCACAACGCGGCACCGCTGGTGGCCGACGCGAAGGTCGGGCTGGAGCTGCTTTCGAAGGGCCTCGGCGATTGGAAGGCGCCGCGTGTCGCCGAACGCGCCGCCAAGGAAAAGACCAAGTGGCTCGAAGCAGCCGGCAAGGCGCTGGCGCCGACCAACCTCGAGAAGCCATCCGATGCCCAGGTGATCGGCGCCGTGGCACGGACGCTCGGAGGCCCGGATTCGGTTGTCGTCTGCGCCGCCGGCGGCCTGCCCGGCGAGCTGGACAAGCTGTGGGTGCCGACGGTGCCCGGCAGCTATCACATGGAATACGGCTTCTCCTGCATGGGCTATGAAATCGCCGGCGGCATCGGCGTCAAAATGGCCTATCCCAAGAAAGAGGTCATCGTCATGGTCGGCGATGGCTCCTACATGATGATGAATTCCGAGCTCGCCACTTCGGTCAGCCTCGGCCAGAAGCTGACGGTCGTGCTGCTCGACAACCACGGCTTCGGCTGCATCAACCGGCTGCAGATGGCCACCGGCGGTGCCAACTTCAACAATCTCTGGCAGGACTGCGTCATGCAGGAGCAGCCGCGGATCGACTTCCGCGCTCACGCCGAGAGCATGGGCGCCATCGCCGTCAAGGTATCGTCGATCTCCGAGCTGGAAGCGGAACTCGCCAAGGCCAAGACGGCCGATCGCACCACTGTCGTCGTCATCGATACCGATCCGCTGATCACCACCGACGCCGGTGGCCACTGGTGGGACGTGGCGGTGCCCGAGACGTCACCGCGCACGCAAGTCGCCGGTGCGCGCGAGGCCTACGAAGTCGCCAAGAAGCTCCAGCGCGTCTTCGACTGA
- the iolB gene encoding 5-deoxy-glucuronate isomerase: protein MPNSHLRVRPKADHGLVSEVTPQSAGWSYVGFALHRLEPGKAIKAETGKLEVCLVLVSGKIRLSIDGKDQGEIGERMSPFDGAPWAAFIPPGGRYELTATTDAEIAVCSAPGAAGFPAKLIPPGTHPQITRGKGSNTRLVTNIMPENDGSAHSLLVVEVITPGGNTSSYPPHKHDQDDVPAESHLEETYYHRFNPPQGYGFQRVYTDDRSLDEVVLLEDGDVVMVPRGYHPVATIHGYDNYYLNVMAGPKRIWKFHNEPAHEWLFTGLGAPTAAR from the coding sequence ATGCCTAACTCTCATCTCCGGGTCCGGCCCAAGGCCGACCATGGCTTGGTCAGTGAGGTCACACCGCAAAGCGCCGGCTGGTCTTATGTGGGGTTTGCTCTCCATCGCCTTGAGCCCGGGAAGGCTATCAAGGCGGAGACCGGCAAACTTGAAGTCTGCCTCGTGCTCGTTTCGGGTAAGATCCGACTTTCGATCGACGGCAAGGACCAGGGCGAGATCGGCGAGCGTATGAGCCCGTTCGATGGCGCGCCCTGGGCCGCCTTCATTCCGCCTGGCGGCCGTTATGAGTTGACGGCGACCACAGACGCCGAGATCGCCGTCTGCTCGGCGCCTGGCGCCGCCGGTTTCCCGGCAAAGCTCATTCCCCCCGGCACGCATCCGCAGATCACCCGTGGCAAGGGGTCCAACACCCGGCTCGTGACCAACATCATGCCTGAGAATGACGGCTCCGCCCATTCGCTGCTGGTCGTCGAGGTGATCACGCCGGGTGGCAATACCTCGAGCTACCCGCCGCACAAGCACGACCAGGATGACGTTCCGGCGGAAAGCCATCTTGAGGAGACCTATTACCACCGCTTCAATCCGCCGCAGGGCTATGGCTTCCAGCGCGTCTACACCGACGACCGCAGCCTCGACGAGGTGGTGCTGCTTGAGGATGGCGACGTGGTCATGGTGCCCAGGGGTTATCACCCCGTTGCCACCATCCACGGCTACGACAACTATTACCTCAACGTCATGGCCGGGCCGAAGCGGATTTGGAAGTTCCACAACGAGCCGGCGCATGAGTGGTTGTTCACCGGTCTTGGCGCGCCGACTGCCGCGCGCTGA
- a CDS encoding CoA-acylating methylmalonate-semialdehyde dehydrogenase has product MNMEILKHQFGKIERLRYLVDNEWRVSKTTKYMPVMDPSTGKQIAEAPCCTQDEVDSAVAAAARAFPAWRDTPIPTRIQLMFRFKQLLDAHLDELTELLATENGKILAEAKGDVLKAIEVVECACSTHYLMQGDTCMNVSTGYDTVSFREPLGVFAAIAPYNFPAMIPMGWMIPFAITTGNTVVLKAASMVPQTASRMLELLIEAGLPKGVVNLVTCSRVEADSLLVNPAIKGVAFVGSTSVGLHIYKTAAANGKRVQALTEAKNHALVLEDCVLERTVRGIINSTYGCAGQRCMALPVVCVQESIADEFVALFKKIAQELKLGPAYVAGSQLGPVISEGQKESIEKAIQRGIDEGATLVLDGRGAKVPGYEGGYFVGPTILDHVGPGNYVGDEEIFGPVTSIKRVKDFEEGLAIMNANRFANGSCIYTTSGRYAREFARRTDGGMVGINVGIPVPFSIFPFSGHKQSFFGDLHTLGKDGVAFFTETKSVTSVWFSEEDAKKAVSTWDGTLTRS; this is encoded by the coding sequence ATGAATATGGAAATCCTGAAGCATCAGTTTGGCAAGATCGAACGTCTCAGGTACCTCGTGGACAATGAGTGGCGGGTATCGAAGACCACCAAGTACATGCCGGTGATGGACCCCTCGACGGGCAAGCAGATCGCCGAGGCGCCCTGCTGCACGCAGGACGAAGTGGACTCCGCCGTGGCCGCCGCTGCCCGCGCCTTCCCGGCCTGGCGCGATACGCCGATCCCCACCCGCATCCAGTTGATGTTCCGCTTCAAGCAGCTGCTCGACGCCCATCTTGATGAACTGACCGAGCTGCTCGCCACCGAGAACGGCAAGATACTGGCGGAAGCCAAGGGGGACGTGCTCAAGGCGATCGAAGTAGTCGAATGTGCCTGTTCGACGCATTATCTGATGCAGGGCGATACCTGCATGAATGTGTCGACCGGCTACGACACGGTGTCTTTCCGCGAGCCGCTCGGCGTTTTCGCAGCGATCGCGCCCTATAACTTCCCGGCCATGATTCCGATGGGATGGATGATCCCGTTCGCCATCACCACCGGCAATACGGTGGTGCTGAAGGCCGCCTCGATGGTGCCGCAGACGGCGAGCCGCATGCTGGAACTGTTGATCGAAGCCGGACTGCCCAAGGGCGTCGTGAACCTGGTCACCTGCTCACGCGTCGAAGCCGACAGCCTGTTGGTCAATCCGGCCATCAAGGGCGTCGCTTTCGTCGGCTCGACCTCGGTCGGCCTGCACATCTACAAGACCGCCGCCGCCAACGGAAAGCGCGTCCAGGCCCTCACCGAAGCCAAGAACCATGCCCTCGTCCTCGAGGATTGCGTGCTTGAGCGCACGGTGCGTGGCATCATCAACTCGACCTATGGCTGCGCCGGCCAGCGTTGCATGGCATTGCCCGTCGTCTGCGTCCAGGAGAGCATCGCCGACGAATTCGTGGCGCTGTTCAAGAAGATCGCCCAGGAGCTCAAGCTTGGCCCGGCCTATGTCGCTGGATCGCAGCTCGGCCCGGTCATTTCCGAGGGCCAGAAGGAGTCGATCGAAAAGGCCATCCAGCGCGGTATTGACGAAGGCGCGACGCTGGTACTGGACGGACGCGGCGCCAAGGTGCCCGGCTATGAGGGCGGCTATTTCGTCGGCCCGACCATCCTCGACCACGTCGGCCCGGGCAACTACGTCGGTGACGAGGAGATCTTCGGACCGGTGACATCGATCAAGCGCGTCAAGGATTTCGAAGAAGGCTTGGCGATCATGAACGCCAACCGCTTCGCCAACGGCTCGTGCATCTACACGACGTCCGGCCGCTACGCTCGCGAGTTCGCGCGCCGCACCGATGGCGGCATGGTGGGCATCAACGTCGGCATCCCCGTGCCCTTCTCCATCTTCCCGTTCTCGGGCCACAAGCAGTCGTTCTTCGGCGACCTGCATACGCTCGGCAAGGATGGCGTGGCCTTCTTCACCGAAACCAAGTCGGTCACCTCGGTGTGGTTCTCCGAGGAAGACGCCAAGAAGGCGGTCAGCACCTGGGACGGTACGCTGACCCGCAGCTAA
- a CDS encoding methyl-accepting chemotaxis protein translates to MKRREALARQSITRKISASLVLLALLAAVVGGAGAFGLSRLGIAIDLTSRSAAAVADVGAAGDAVNRFILTREPDAANKAGELLDQVNADIAGLGAADDPTLTPVTAAIGAFRQSIDELVKASADIATAWGSVDKSVTALQWVAHKLQSDAKMKSQEMEQLAATEQAKVREASEFLALAYQGQVLAVKARTSLVQYVASRDNADITAAKAAIDQAKTAIGSIYNFASSDAIDDQMRLASKPINELAKLMAKMTTTTDATEIEGLRLQVDGGIDSFVKGTDAIVAAARDLGKASETAAQQAGDNKTKANTTFDQGISLGYTADGLTIQTAGYKLDPTSDNESNVEAMLGTAIETGKSIAASGLADPSADIQGFGNAFSDLVKGTKAFAAAREASVQHSAAAVAAIRSVSDQHAASAVQSRTSSYALMALITAATLLLALAVSIGMSRLVSRPIVSLTKAMARLATGDTDVDLEATRRRDEIGDMLRAVQVFRDNAIERHRLASEAEVEQERRASRQEAIEGLIQDFRKEIAAMLTSVSGNADQMEETARALASIAEQASSRATSAAEASEDASVGVQTVAAAAEELSASIAEIARQTENATQVARRASEEARRTDATIMSLAEAAERIGNVITLIKAIAEQTNLLALNATIEAARAGEAGKGFAVVASEVKNLAGQTAKATEEIATQIAAIQVSTSEAVAAIRSISDIMVDVDRTTMIISSAVTEQGTATSEISSNAQRAAAGTRAATEETEALTHVVGETSQSASAVSAASNDMNEQAGRLRSAVESFINRVMAA, encoded by the coding sequence ATGAAGCGAAGGGAAGCGCTTGCCCGGCAGTCGATCACTAGAAAAATCAGTGCGAGTCTTGTTTTGCTGGCCTTGCTGGCGGCCGTCGTCGGCGGCGCGGGCGCCTTCGGCCTCAGCCGGTTGGGCATTGCTATCGATCTGACCTCCCGCTCGGCGGCGGCCGTTGCCGATGTCGGTGCGGCGGGTGACGCGGTCAATCGCTTCATTCTGACGCGCGAGCCGGACGCAGCCAACAAGGCGGGCGAACTGCTCGACCAGGTGAACGCGGACATTGCCGGCCTTGGGGCAGCGGACGATCCGACTCTGACGCCGGTGACCGCCGCGATCGGAGCTTTCCGTCAGTCGATTGATGAACTCGTCAAGGCATCCGCCGACATCGCGACGGCCTGGGGCAGCGTCGACAAATCCGTTACCGCCCTGCAGTGGGTCGCGCACAAGCTGCAATCCGACGCCAAGATGAAGTCGCAGGAAATGGAACAGCTCGCTGCAACCGAGCAGGCGAAAGTGCGCGAGGCCTCGGAATTCCTTGCGCTCGCCTATCAAGGGCAAGTTCTAGCCGTCAAAGCCAGGACGTCGCTGGTCCAATATGTCGCAAGCCGCGACAATGCCGATATTACAGCCGCCAAGGCTGCCATCGATCAGGCAAAAACCGCGATCGGCAGTATCTATAACTTTGCCAGCTCGGACGCCATCGACGATCAGATGCGCCTTGCTTCCAAACCGATCAACGAGCTCGCCAAACTCATGGCGAAGATGACGACCACGACCGATGCCACTGAGATCGAAGGGCTGCGGCTACAGGTCGATGGCGGCATCGATTCCTTCGTCAAGGGTACCGACGCGATCGTCGCCGCCGCGCGCGACCTCGGCAAGGCGTCGGAGACGGCTGCCCAGCAGGCCGGCGACAACAAGACCAAGGCCAACACCACCTTTGATCAAGGCATCTCCCTTGGCTACACGGCCGACGGCCTCACCATACAAACGGCCGGCTACAAGCTGGACCCGACCTCCGACAATGAATCCAACGTTGAAGCCATGCTTGGCACCGCGATCGAGACCGGCAAATCGATTGCCGCGAGTGGGCTTGCCGACCCTTCCGCTGATATCCAGGGTTTCGGCAATGCTTTCTCAGATCTGGTGAAGGGTACCAAGGCATTCGCCGCTGCGCGGGAGGCATCGGTCCAGCACTCGGCCGCCGCGGTGGCAGCCATCCGGTCGGTCAGCGACCAACACGCTGCTTCGGCTGTTCAGAGCAGAACGTCGTCCTATGCTCTGATGGCGCTGATTACCGCCGCGACGCTTCTGCTGGCTCTCGCCGTCAGCATCGGCATGTCTAGGCTCGTGTCGCGACCCATCGTCTCGCTTACCAAAGCCATGGCGCGTCTTGCGACGGGCGACACCGATGTCGATCTCGAAGCTACCCGCCGGCGGGATGAGATTGGCGATATGCTCAGGGCCGTTCAGGTTTTCCGAGACAATGCCATTGAGCGCCATCGTCTCGCTTCGGAAGCGGAGGTCGAACAGGAAAGACGCGCTTCCCGGCAGGAGGCAATCGAAGGGCTCATCCAGGATTTCCGCAAGGAGATCGCCGCCATGCTGACTTCCGTCTCCGGTAACGCCGACCAGATGGAAGAGACGGCGCGGGCGCTTGCATCGATCGCCGAGCAGGCAAGTTCACGCGCCACCAGCGCCGCCGAGGCGTCGGAGGATGCGTCGGTTGGCGTGCAGACCGTGGCCGCGGCCGCCGAGGAACTGTCCGCCTCCATCGCCGAGATTGCGCGCCAGACCGAAAATGCGACTCAGGTGGCCCGCCGAGCCTCCGAGGAGGCCCGGCGCACCGATGCGACCATCATGAGTCTTGCCGAAGCCGCCGAGCGGATCGGTAACGTGATAACGCTGATCAAGGCGATCGCCGAGCAGACCAATCTTCTGGCGCTCAACGCCACCATCGAAGCCGCCCGCGCCGGCGAGGCGGGCAAGGGCTTTGCCGTGGTTGCCTCCGAGGTGAAGAATCTGGCCGGTCAGACGGCTAAGGCGACCGAGGAGATCGCCACCCAGATCGCCGCCATCCAGGTGTCGACCTCGGAAGCGGTCGCGGCCATCCGCTCGATTTCCGACATCATGGTCGACGTCGATCGCACCACAATGATCATCTCGAGCGCTGTCACCGAACAGGGAACAGCGACGTCGGAGATCTCGAGCAATGCTCAGCGGGCCGCGGCCGGTACCCGCGCGGCGACCGAGGAAACGGAAGCGTTGACCCACGTGGTCGGCGAAACATCGCAATCCGCCTCGGCCGTTTCGGCTGCGTCCAATGACATGAACGAGCAGGCTGGTCGCCTGCGGTCGGCGGTGGAGAGCTTCATAAACCGGGTCATGGCGGCCTGA